From one Sylvia atricapilla isolate bSylAtr1 chromosome 17, bSylAtr1.pri, whole genome shotgun sequence genomic stretch:
- the MPHOSPH9 gene encoding M-phase phosphoprotein 9 isoform X1, whose product MENCDVVNSVQETPLSSADSDVRNTHSSACNFNSSRSPSSNPNGVSGYSGNTRSSLKPGSVELLASFMQDIQNIGHADSEIVRNCEARWLQLLRLVEKQCQEQINAQQEQFHHQIQLIQDEIKQLVRLQSSTWGTGRSRPLLTDTFPSLPSPMGMSSEAFEEQESLVRQLRPSEGEAQPGAGEVPQECAGSEASIISGYSSLSASELSPAQPGHSRDCTEQTALGPGLQGDADSVHDERELLVKKPEENRSAARSDVLASPAAFERKADDEDHQCGKKASKSLTSWAQKLKQTQPKRVTADQGGVNSMQENERMKRLPLENTNLTDAALPPYTFYLNQPKESPNSVVSEASGLSYWKLDEKEMYHTLPENYRNELPGVFSTKASPVQLSSDERKLSSLKDIYHKRQRENKQMPDQSFMPSSQPSHPPEVLTLDPTLHMKPGQQNQGRCFFSSPEDSTPFSPDSMAEPGFPSHCDTDSFSQTSHSSQLDDSPTHPASSRAVHLDLWRTRPFQSENRASSPFPVPYRDADSNSVNTEEEETLTLTPSSVTQCADSSLPDYSLSVASVEDPVVMSKIRQNLREKHARHIADLRAYYDSEIQSLKQQLESSHRTAASEDLKKINQSLADRCDQLDAALNEASARIKALENKNNLLEKQVADWRERFYTISDNSKVLQERLEEMRTTHKEKDNTISRLKSRLRELEEAFEKAYKLSDNKNTRLQEENRMFQNLLGEYESLGKEHERVKDTLNTTENKLLDANTEISDLKRTILKLEAQLKQVEHENALKLRHISENRLGTSCANKLGTPDVSRRKWLIPGAEYSIFTGQPLEGQESSKDNRLEETYIPPRHHSPPEKDSSQEDSSTNTIEKKENEMSEAPIIKAFKELEEGKIFKDGGTQTEKEDSPAKPSTRRQTVGFVETSLVANRSPEKGKEQHRPKRFSSPSGQRSSSLPPANRKSNTPTRREIMLAPVSVTYSPKRSPKENLSPGFSHLLSRNENTVTRFDILLDDLETGAASTLQHNTPRKRLQFHSLDDVEGRQHSGVRHSSCTESVSNGMKKSAAWEERSQRHEAVQSPCEEDFKYTARITTLAETERLFDELTHEKQQIEAALSRIPCSGGRMTLQARLNQEALEDRLERINRDLGLIRMTLKRFHVLRTSANL is encoded by the exons ATGGAAAACTGCGATGTGGTGAATTCTGTACAAGAAACCCCTTTGTCCTCTGCAGACTCTGATGTCAGAaacacccacagctctgcctgtaaCTTTAATTCCAGCAG GAGTCCTTCATCCAATCCCAATGGAGTCTCTGGTTACTCAGGGAATACCAGGTCCTCACTAAAGCCTGGTTCTGTTGAGCTGCTTGCCTCCTTTATGCAAGATATCCAGAACATTGGCCATGCTGACTCAGAAATTGTGAGGAACTGTGAG GCGAGGTGGCTACAGCTACTGAGACTGGTAGAAAAACAATGCCAGGAGCAAATAAATGCCCAGCAAGAGCAGTTCCACCATCAAATCCAA CTGATTCAGGATGAGATAAAGCAGCTGGTGAGGTTAcagagcagcacctggggcACCGGCAGGAGCCGGCCTTTGCTCACCGAcacctttccctccctcccgAGCCCCATGGGGATGAGCTCGGAGGCTTTTGAGGAGCAGGAGAGCCTGGTGAGGCAGCTGAGACCCAGCGAAGGGGAAGCGCAGCCCGGGGCCGGGGAGGTGCCGCAGGAATGTGCGGGCAGCGAGGCCTCGATCATCAGCGGCTACAGCTCCTTGTCTGCCTCCgagctgagccctgcccagcccggcCACAGCAGGGACTGCACGGAGCAAACTGCCCTcgggccagggctgcagggggatgCAGACAGCGTCCACGATGAAAGAGAACTTTTAGTAAAAAAACCGGAGGAAAATCGTTCAGCGGCAAGGAGTGACGTTTTAGCTTCTCCCGCGGCGTTTGAACGTAAAGCTGATGATGAAGATCATCAATGTGGGAAAAAAGCCAG TAAATCTTTGACGTCATGGGCACAAAAGCtgaaacaaacccaaccaaaaagAGTAACTGCAGATCAAGGGGGTGTGAACTCTAtgcaagaaaatgagagaatgaAGAGATTGCCACTTGAGAAT ACAAACCTTACTGATGCTGCTTTGCCACCATACACTTTTTACCTCAATCAACCCAAGGAAAGTCCAAATTCTGTCGTGTCAGAAGCTTCAG gACTTTCATACTGGAAGTTAGATGAAAAGGAGATGTATCACACTTTACCAGAGAATTATAGAAATGAGTTGCCTGGTGTTTTCTCCACAAAAGCATCACCAGTTCAG TTGTCTTCTGATGAAAGGAAGTTGTCATCACTGAAGGATATTTATCATAaaagacaaagggaaaacaagcagATGCCAGACCAGAGTTTTATGCCTTCTTCCCAGCCAAGTCACCCACCAGAG GTCTTGACGTTGGACCCAACCCTGCACATGAAACCAGGCCAGCAGAACCAGGGACGCTGTTTTTTCAGTTCTCCTGAAGACTCTActcccttttctccagactcCATGGCAGAGCCTGGATTTCCCAGTCATTGTGACACAGACTCTTTCTCACAGACAAGTCATTCATCTCAGTTAGATGATTCTCCAACAcaccctgccagcagcagagctgtgcactTGGACCTGTGGAGAACTCGCCCGTTCCAGAGTGAAAACAGGGCCAGCTCTCCCTTCCCAGTGCCATACAGGGATGCTGACAGTAATTCAGTCAACactgaggaggaagaaacaCTGACTCTAACTCCATCTTCTGTTACTCAGTGTGCTGACAGCAGTTTGCCAGATTACAGCCTTTCAGTGGCATCTGTTGAAGATCCTGTGGTCATGTCaaa GATTAGGCAGAACCTGAGGGAAAAACACGCTCGACACATCGCTGATCTACGAGCTTACTATGACTCTGAGATCCAGAGCttaaaacagcagctggagTCCAGCCATAGAACTGCTGCATCTGAGGACCTGAAGAAAATCAATCAAAGCCTTGCTGACAG GTGTGACCAGTTAGATGCAGCTCTGAATGAAGCAAGTGCTCGCATAAAGGCCcttgaaaataagaataatCTGCTAGAAAAGCAAGTG GCAGATTGGAGAGAACGTTTCTATACCATCAGTGACAATTCCAAAGTCCTGCAGGAGCGGCTCGAGGAAATGCGCACAACCCACAAGGAGAAGGACAACACCATCAGCCGCCTGAAATCCaggctcagggagctggaggaggcttTTGAGAAGGCTTACAAGTTATCTGACAACAAAAACACAAGGCtccaggaagaaaacagaatgttTCAAAAC ctttTAGGGGAATACGAGTCCCTTGGAAAAGAACATGAAAGAGTAAAG GATACATTAAATACAACTGAAAACAAATTGCTTGATGCAAACACGGAGATTTCTGATCTGAAAAG GACAATTTTAAAACTTGAAGCTCAGCTCAAGCAGGTGGAACACGAAAATGCCCTGAAACTTCGCCATATAAGTGAAAATCGTTTGGGAACCTCTTGTGCCAA CAAGTTGGGAACTCCTGATGTCAGCAGGCGAAAGTGGTTGATCCCAGGAGCTGAATATTCCATCTTCACTGGGCAGCCTTTGGAGGGCCAGGAAAGCTCCAAAGACAACAGGCTGGAAGAAACCTACATTCCTCCTAG GCACCATTCTCCTCCTGAGAAAGACTCCTCACAGGAAGATTCTTCAACAAATacaatagaaaagaaagaaaatgagatgtCAGAAGCACCAATTATAAAAGCCTTTAAAGAacttgaagaaggaaaaatatttaaagatgggggtacacagacagaaaaagaagattcACCAGCTA aGCCATCAACTCGACGTCAGACTGTTGGGTTTGTTGAGACTTCTTTGGTTGCAAACCGATCtccagagaaagggaaagagcagcACAGACCCAAAAGGTTCAGCTCCCCCTCTGGCCAGAGGTCATCGTCCCTGCCTCCTGCAAACAGGAAATCCAACACTCCCA CAAGAAGAGAGATAATGTTGGCACCAGTGTCTGTGACATACAGCCCAAAACGATCTCCAAAAGAAAACCTCTCTCCTGGATTTAGCCATTTGCtcagcagaaatgaaaacacagtgaCAAG ATTTGATATACTTCTGGATGACCTGGAAACTGGTGCTGCCTCTACTTTACAGCACAATACTCCAAGGAAAAGGCTCCAGTTTCACTCACTAGATGATGTAGAAG GAAGGCAGCATTCAGGTGTcagacacagctcctgcactgaATCTGTCAGTAATGGAATGAAGAAATCAGCAGCttgggaggagaggagccagAGACACGAGGCAGTGCAATCACCTTGTGAGGAAGACTTCAAGTACACAGCAAGGATCACAACTCTGGCTGAAACTGAGAGGCTTTTTGATGAGCTGACTCACGAAAAGCAACAg ATTGAGGCTGCACTGAGCAGAATCCCTTGTTCTGGTGGAAGAATGACCTTGCAAGCGAGACTAAATCAG GAAGCCCTGGAAGATCGTTTGGAAAGAATTAACAGAGATTTGGGGTTAATACGAATGACTCTGAAAAGATTTCATGTTTTAAGAACCTCTGCAAATCTTTGA
- the MPHOSPH9 gene encoding M-phase phosphoprotein 9 isoform X2, producing MGMSSEAFEEQESLVRQLRPSEGEAQPGAGEVPQECAGSEASIISGYSSLSASELSPAQPGHSRDCTEQTALGPGLQGDADSVHDERELLVKKPEENRSAARSDVLASPAAFERKADDEDHQCGKKASKSLTSWAQKLKQTQPKRVTADQGGVNSMQENERMKRLPLENTNLTDAALPPYTFYLNQPKESPNSVVSEASGLSYWKLDEKEMYHTLPENYRNELPGVFSTKASPVQLSSDERKLSSLKDIYHKRQRENKQMPDQSFMPSSQPSHPPEVLTLDPTLHMKPGQQNQGRCFFSSPEDSTPFSPDSMAEPGFPSHCDTDSFSQTSHSSQLDDSPTHPASSRAVHLDLWRTRPFQSENRASSPFPVPYRDADSNSVNTEEEETLTLTPSSVTQCADSSLPDYSLSVASVEDPVVMSKIRQNLREKHARHIADLRAYYDSEIQSLKQQLESSHRTAASEDLKKINQSLADRCDQLDAALNEASARIKALENKNNLLEKQVADWRERFYTISDNSKVLQERLEEMRTTHKEKDNTISRLKSRLRELEEAFEKAYKLSDNKNTRLQEENRMFQNLLGEYESLGKEHERVKDTLNTTENKLLDANTEISDLKRTILKLEAQLKQVEHENALKLRHISENRLGTSCANKLGTPDVSRRKWLIPGAEYSIFTGQPLEGQESSKDNRLEETYIPPRHHSPPEKDSSQEDSSTNTIEKKENEMSEAPIIKAFKELEEGKIFKDGGTQTEKEDSPAKPSTRRQTVGFVETSLVANRSPEKGKEQHRPKRFSSPSGQRSSSLPPANRKSNTPTRREIMLAPVSVTYSPKRSPKENLSPGFSHLLSRNENTVTRFDILLDDLETGAASTLQHNTPRKRLQFHSLDDVEGRQHSGVRHSSCTESVSNGMKKSAAWEERSQRHEAVQSPCEEDFKYTARITTLAETERLFDELTHEKQQIEAALSRIPCSGGRMTLQARLNQEALEDRLERINRDLGLIRMTLKRFHVLRTSANL from the exons ATGGGGATGAGCTCGGAGGCTTTTGAGGAGCAGGAGAGCCTGGTGAGGCAGCTGAGACCCAGCGAAGGGGAAGCGCAGCCCGGGGCCGGGGAGGTGCCGCAGGAATGTGCGGGCAGCGAGGCCTCGATCATCAGCGGCTACAGCTCCTTGTCTGCCTCCgagctgagccctgcccagcccggcCACAGCAGGGACTGCACGGAGCAAACTGCCCTcgggccagggctgcagggggatgCAGACAGCGTCCACGATGAAAGAGAACTTTTAGTAAAAAAACCGGAGGAAAATCGTTCAGCGGCAAGGAGTGACGTTTTAGCTTCTCCCGCGGCGTTTGAACGTAAAGCTGATGATGAAGATCATCAATGTGGGAAAAAAGCCAG TAAATCTTTGACGTCATGGGCACAAAAGCtgaaacaaacccaaccaaaaagAGTAACTGCAGATCAAGGGGGTGTGAACTCTAtgcaagaaaatgagagaatgaAGAGATTGCCACTTGAGAAT ACAAACCTTACTGATGCTGCTTTGCCACCATACACTTTTTACCTCAATCAACCCAAGGAAAGTCCAAATTCTGTCGTGTCAGAAGCTTCAG gACTTTCATACTGGAAGTTAGATGAAAAGGAGATGTATCACACTTTACCAGAGAATTATAGAAATGAGTTGCCTGGTGTTTTCTCCACAAAAGCATCACCAGTTCAG TTGTCTTCTGATGAAAGGAAGTTGTCATCACTGAAGGATATTTATCATAaaagacaaagggaaaacaagcagATGCCAGACCAGAGTTTTATGCCTTCTTCCCAGCCAAGTCACCCACCAGAG GTCTTGACGTTGGACCCAACCCTGCACATGAAACCAGGCCAGCAGAACCAGGGACGCTGTTTTTTCAGTTCTCCTGAAGACTCTActcccttttctccagactcCATGGCAGAGCCTGGATTTCCCAGTCATTGTGACACAGACTCTTTCTCACAGACAAGTCATTCATCTCAGTTAGATGATTCTCCAACAcaccctgccagcagcagagctgtgcactTGGACCTGTGGAGAACTCGCCCGTTCCAGAGTGAAAACAGGGCCAGCTCTCCCTTCCCAGTGCCATACAGGGATGCTGACAGTAATTCAGTCAACactgaggaggaagaaacaCTGACTCTAACTCCATCTTCTGTTACTCAGTGTGCTGACAGCAGTTTGCCAGATTACAGCCTTTCAGTGGCATCTGTTGAAGATCCTGTGGTCATGTCaaa GATTAGGCAGAACCTGAGGGAAAAACACGCTCGACACATCGCTGATCTACGAGCTTACTATGACTCTGAGATCCAGAGCttaaaacagcagctggagTCCAGCCATAGAACTGCTGCATCTGAGGACCTGAAGAAAATCAATCAAAGCCTTGCTGACAG GTGTGACCAGTTAGATGCAGCTCTGAATGAAGCAAGTGCTCGCATAAAGGCCcttgaaaataagaataatCTGCTAGAAAAGCAAGTG GCAGATTGGAGAGAACGTTTCTATACCATCAGTGACAATTCCAAAGTCCTGCAGGAGCGGCTCGAGGAAATGCGCACAACCCACAAGGAGAAGGACAACACCATCAGCCGCCTGAAATCCaggctcagggagctggaggaggcttTTGAGAAGGCTTACAAGTTATCTGACAACAAAAACACAAGGCtccaggaagaaaacagaatgttTCAAAAC ctttTAGGGGAATACGAGTCCCTTGGAAAAGAACATGAAAGAGTAAAG GATACATTAAATACAACTGAAAACAAATTGCTTGATGCAAACACGGAGATTTCTGATCTGAAAAG GACAATTTTAAAACTTGAAGCTCAGCTCAAGCAGGTGGAACACGAAAATGCCCTGAAACTTCGCCATATAAGTGAAAATCGTTTGGGAACCTCTTGTGCCAA CAAGTTGGGAACTCCTGATGTCAGCAGGCGAAAGTGGTTGATCCCAGGAGCTGAATATTCCATCTTCACTGGGCAGCCTTTGGAGGGCCAGGAAAGCTCCAAAGACAACAGGCTGGAAGAAACCTACATTCCTCCTAG GCACCATTCTCCTCCTGAGAAAGACTCCTCACAGGAAGATTCTTCAACAAATacaatagaaaagaaagaaaatgagatgtCAGAAGCACCAATTATAAAAGCCTTTAAAGAacttgaagaaggaaaaatatttaaagatgggggtacacagacagaaaaagaagattcACCAGCTA aGCCATCAACTCGACGTCAGACTGTTGGGTTTGTTGAGACTTCTTTGGTTGCAAACCGATCtccagagaaagggaaagagcagcACAGACCCAAAAGGTTCAGCTCCCCCTCTGGCCAGAGGTCATCGTCCCTGCCTCCTGCAAACAGGAAATCCAACACTCCCA CAAGAAGAGAGATAATGTTGGCACCAGTGTCTGTGACATACAGCCCAAAACGATCTCCAAAAGAAAACCTCTCTCCTGGATTTAGCCATTTGCtcagcagaaatgaaaacacagtgaCAAG ATTTGATATACTTCTGGATGACCTGGAAACTGGTGCTGCCTCTACTTTACAGCACAATACTCCAAGGAAAAGGCTCCAGTTTCACTCACTAGATGATGTAGAAG GAAGGCAGCATTCAGGTGTcagacacagctcctgcactgaATCTGTCAGTAATGGAATGAAGAAATCAGCAGCttgggaggagaggagccagAGACACGAGGCAGTGCAATCACCTTGTGAGGAAGACTTCAAGTACACAGCAAGGATCACAACTCTGGCTGAAACTGAGAGGCTTTTTGATGAGCTGACTCACGAAAAGCAACAg ATTGAGGCTGCACTGAGCAGAATCCCTTGTTCTGGTGGAAGAATGACCTTGCAAGCGAGACTAAATCAG GAAGCCCTGGAAGATCGTTTGGAAAGAATTAACAGAGATTTGGGGTTAATACGAATGACTCTGAAAAGATTTCATGTTTTAAGAACCTCTGCAAATCTTTGA